GGCACCATTCATGGACAGAAACAGGACCCCGGCACATACGTTTACATGGTATCGGGAATCGATTACTTAGGTAGAACTGTTACTAAGAAGGGGGCATTTACTCTGGTGAGATAGATTCGTAAGTTCAAAACCTAATAACCTAATAACCTAATAACTTTTTAATCAAAAACTCAAAAATGCTCTCACGTTTTCTACTATGAAACCTGGGTAAATCCCTAACCAGCCTAATAAACACATCAATATAACCAGTGAGGCATAGGTGGCTACGTAGAAAAATGGATGTAGTGTTCTTTCTTTTACCGGTGTTAATGGCGGTGTTGCAAATAGCGTACTGATAATACGCAGATAATAAAACAGCCCGATCACACTGGTCAATACCAGCACAATAACCAGTAACCACCGGTGTTGTTGCACCCCGGTTGTAAGGATAAAGAATTTGGCGGGAAATCCTGCTGTTAACGGTATGCCCGCCAGCGACAATAACGCAACGGTAAAGATGGCCGCCATTAACGGGCTGCGCCAGAACAAACCGCGGTACCCACCCAGGTCATCTGCATCTCTGCGGGTAGTTGATAATAAAGTAATGATGCCAAAAGCAGCTAACAGGGTAATGGAATAAGCCAGCAGATAAAATACCGCCGCGCCAACACCGGCATTGCCCGACAAAAACGCCACCAGCAGATAACCAAAATGCGCAATGGAGGAATAAGCCAGCAGGCGCTTTAGATTCTGTTGCATCAGGGCCAGAATGTTTCCTGCGAGCATACAGGCAATGGCGATGATGGTGAAGATGGTAACCGCCAGTGCATTTTGCTGTAAATGGATGGCATCTGCAAACCGGATCAAAACGGCAAAAACGCCAATCTTTGAAACCGTTGCAATAAATGCGGTCACCGGCGCCGGTGCCCCCTGGTACACATCGGCTGCCCATAAATGAAATGGCACCAAGGCCAGTTTAAAGCCAACGGCTACCAAAATCAATCCGATACCCATCACAAACAAAACCGACATCCCCGTTGTATCAATGGCCCGGGCGATGGCGGAGAACTCCATACTGCCCGTTTCCATATAGATCAATGCCATACCGAATAATAAAAAGGCCGACGACAAAGCCGCCAGCACCAGGTACTTCACGCCTGCTTCTACTGCATTGTTCCGGTTGCGCAAATACGCGATCAACGCATACAGGCTTACACTCAACAATTCCAACCCAATAAAAAAAGAAATGAAATGCCGGCTGATGGTCAGCACCGCGGAACCTAAGGTAGCCAGGAACAAGAGGATGTAATATTCCTTTGGGTTCTCTTCGCGTTCTTCAAAATAAATATAGGAAAGCAATCCAACCACCAATACCGAAAATATAATCAGCCCGGTAAACAGTGCGGCCAATCCATCTACCACCAGCAATGGCGGTATTTCGCGCGGCAACGTATCCCGTACATACCACATGGCGAACACCACACCACACATCATTAAAAAACCCGTTACCTGTATTACGGTATGGCTTTGCCTGAATGCGATCAGCAGGATCACTACGATTGCAGCCATAGCAAGTATGATAAAAGGAAGTAACGCTAAAAATTGTAAATATGTCATTTTATGAAGATTAACGTTATCAGTTCCAGGTTCCAAGTTCAGAGTTCAGAGTTCTGGAACTTGGAACCTGGAACTCTGAACTTGAAACTTTGAACTATAAACGAGCTACTTGTTCTACCACTCCGCTCACTATGTTAAATATTGGTTGGGGGTATAAACCAAGTAACACAATAGCTACCGTGAGGCAAGCCATAATAATCCATTCGCGGGCACTCAGATCGGCTGGAGGATCGGTGATGGTTTGGATCTGTCCGAAAAAAACTTTTTGCATAATACGCAGGGAATACAATGCCGACAGCACCAGGCCAAAGCTGGCAATGACCGATAACACCGGACTTACCTCAAAAGCTCCTAACAGGATGAGGAACTCGGCAATGAAACTTCCCAGGAAGGGCAAACCGAGTGAAGCCAATACAAACACCATCGCCAGCGCGCCCATATGCGGCATGGCCGTCCATAAACCACCCATTTGATTAATATCCCGGGTATGCAAGCGCTCTTTTAACATGCCGGCCAGCACAAACAGGGCGCCGGTACTTACGCCATGCGTAAGTAATTGCATTACCACACCTTGTAGCGCCAATTGCCGGAAAGCAAAAACACCCAGCAACACAAATCCCATATGGCTCACCGAGGTATACGCAATAAGCCGTTTCAGATCAGTTTGCGCATAGGCCAGCAACGCACCGTAAATAATGCCAACCACGCCCAGCAACATAGCCCACCACGCAATACCAGCTGCAGCCACAGGAAACAAGGGCAATACAAACCGGATGATGCCGTAAGCGCCGGTCTTTAAAAGCAATCCTGCCAGGATCAAACTGCCCGCCGTGGGCGCTTCGCTGTGCGCATCGGGTAGCCAACTGTGCAGCGGCACCATCGGCAGCTTGATTACAAAAGCGATCAAAAATCCCAGCATGATCCAACGGGCCGTAGCATCGTTGCCCATGGCCGTATTAAGCAACGCGAAATAGTCAAATGTATAATAGCCGCTGTTTTGCTGCCCATGAATAAAATACAGGGCGAGGATCGACAGCAGCATCAGCAGTCCGCCCGTTTGGGTAAAAATGAAAAATTTATACGCGGCATAGCGCCGGTTGAAGTCGCCCCAGATAGCAATCAGGAAATACATGGGCACCAGCATTACCTCCCAGAAGAAATAAAAGAGAAAAAGGTCCATGGCGACAAAAACGCCCGCAATGCCAGCCAGTGTCCATAACAAATTGAAGAAGTAAAACCCGGTTTTCTCCCGGATCTCATTCCAGGAACATAGCACGGCCAGGATGCCAAGCAGGGAAGTAAGCAGGATCATTACAAAACTGAGCCCATCCATAGCCAGGTGAAAACTGATGCCGAAAGCCGGGATCCAGTTCAGCTGATAATCGATGAGCCAGGTATTGCCGCTGCCCGCAACCGGTACATGTTGCATGTACCAGACAACAGGCAGCAGAAATGCAGCGATCACCGCAACCAGGGCCGTCCATTTACAGGCCAGTTGATTGCGTTGCGCCACCAGCCAGCAGGCAACGCCGCCCATCAACAATATGCTTATCATCCAAACCAGTATCATAACAACAATTGAAGCGTGATAATAAACAGGATCCCGGCCAGCACACCAATGATGTACATCCGCAGCGAGCCGTTTTGTGAAACCGAGAACCAGGTGTTCAATCGAATACCAGCCTGGGCAATGGCAGTGTACAGGCGGTCGATCACATCAGTTTTGTTGATCCGGGTTAAAAACAGGTATGGTTTTACAAAAACAATATTGTACAGCTGATCAAACTTCCAGCCACTGAATAAAAAATTGCGCGTTGCCGACAAACCAGGGGATTGCTGCCACCGCACACCTGTCTTTCCATAATACAGCACATAACCCAGGTACACACCCGACAATGTTACCAGCATAGCAATGGCCTGTAACAACCATTCAGCAGGTTCATTTTGTTTCATCACTGTTTGGGGCAATACTTTTTGTACCTGGTCGGAAAAAAGCGTGAGGTGAAACATATTATGCGGCCATTCAATAAAACCAGCTGTAATGGAGAAGAAAGCCAGGATGAGCAGCGGAATGATCATGCCCCGGCCGGGTTGTTCATGCACAGGTGTTCTCATGTCGCCCCAGAACACCACCAACACCAGCCGCGTGCTGTACAAGGCGGTGATAAATGCACCGGCCAGTGCTATGAGCCACAATACCGGGCTGCCACCGGCTGCACTCCAACTGTACCAGAGAATGGCATCCTTACTATAAAAACCGGCGCTCACCAATGGCAGAGCACTTAAGGCTGCAGCGCCAGCCAGAAATGTAAAAATCACTTCGGGCAGTCTTTTTCGCAATCCGCCCATCATAAAAATATTGTGTTCATGGTGCAGGGCCTCAATCACCACGCCGGCAGCCAGGAACAACAGGGCCTTGAAAAACGCGTGGGTTACAAAATGAAAGATTGCGGCACTCCAGGCACCTATGCCCAATGCCAGGAACATATAACCAATCTGGCTGATGGTGGAATAGGCCAGGATCCGTTTGATATCTGTTTGCGCCAGGGCGCTGCAACCCGCCACCAATAAAGTAATAGCACCTACGATCGCTACGATGGACATCGTTACAGGTGATAACAGGAATAATCCATTCAAACGCGCAATCAAATACACGCCTGCTGTAACCATGGTGGCTGCATGGATCAGGGCGCTCACCGGGGATGGACCGGCCATAGCATCGGGCAACCAGGTTTGTAACGGCAACTGCGCCGATTTACCCATGCCGCCAACTAATAATAATATGGTGATGAGGGTGATGTGTGAGCCGCCTGCCGCAAAATGCCCCGGCGCCTGTTGCAGAAGCGTTGCTATGTTCAACGAACCCAATTCCTTAAACAAGAGGAATAAACCGATCAGCAAGGCCGTATCGCCAATACGCGTAATTAAAAATGCTTTATTGGCTGCCCGGCAATTGGAAGGCACATCGTACCAGAACCCTATGAGTAAATAACTGCAAAGACCAACGCCCTCCCACCCGAGGTATAACAGCAACAGGTTATCGGCCATTACCAGTAACAACATAGAGCACACGAACAGGTTCATACAGGCAAAAAAACGGGCATAGTCGGCATCGCGCCACATAAAGAAGGTGGAATAAATATGGATCAGCGCGCCCACGAAAGTGATGATAAATATAAAAACGAGCGTTAACGCATCTACCCGCAGACTGATATCAACTGACAACGTTCCCACCCTGAACCAGGTCCATAACAATTGTTGCAAGGCTCCTCCGGACGGTGGCGTGTGCAGAAATGAAATACCCAACCCAATGACGATGATCGCCGCTATACATACCGTTCCCGCACCAATGGAGGCTATTATTGGTTTGGATAGCTTTTTTCCAAACAATGATAGTACTATAAAGCCAATTAGTGGTAATGTTGGTATATATACTAATAATTGGGACATAGTTGAAATGTTGACGGGTTGACAAGTTGACGAGTTGACAAGTTAACCAGGAAAGCAAACTCAAGAACTAACAAACTAAAGAACTCAATAACTTAATAACCTACGAACCTATAAACTTTGAACTTAAAACTTTGAACTAATCTCTTAACTCCTTTAGTCTATCCACATCCATTGTTTTATGCTGGTGATAGATCTGGAGCACAAGCGCCAGTCCTACTGATACTTCAGCTGCAGCCATTGCCAGGATAAACAGGAACATGACCTGCCCATCGGGTTGCTG
The Niastella koreensis GR20-10 genome window above contains:
- the nuoL gene encoding NADH-quinone oxidoreductase subunit L, with the translated sequence MSQLLVYIPTLPLIGFIVLSLFGKKLSKPIIASIGAGTVCIAAIIVIGLGISFLHTPPSGGALQQLLWTWFRVGTLSVDISLRVDALTLVFIFIITFVGALIHIYSTFFMWRDADYARFFACMNLFVCSMLLLVMADNLLLLYLGWEGVGLCSYLLIGFWYDVPSNCRAANKAFLITRIGDTALLIGLFLLFKELGSLNIATLLQQAPGHFAAGGSHITLITILLLVGGMGKSAQLPLQTWLPDAMAGPSPVSALIHAATMVTAGVYLIARLNGLFLLSPVTMSIVAIVGAITLLVAGCSALAQTDIKRILAYSTISQIGYMFLALGIGAWSAAIFHFVTHAFFKALLFLAAGVVIEALHHEHNIFMMGGLRKRLPEVIFTFLAGAAALSALPLVSAGFYSKDAILWYSWSAAGGSPVLWLIALAGAFITALYSTRLVLVVFWGDMRTPVHEQPGRGMIIPLLILAFFSITAGFIEWPHNMFHLTLFSDQVQKVLPQTVMKQNEPAEWLLQAIAMLVTLSGVYLGYVLYYGKTGVRWQQSPGLSATRNFLFSGWKFDQLYNIVFVKPYLFLTRINKTDVIDRLYTAIAQAGIRLNTWFSVSQNGSLRMYIIGVLAGILFIITLQLLL
- a CDS encoding NADH-quinone oxidoreductase subunit N — translated: MTYLQFLALLPFIILAMAAIVVILLIAFRQSHTVIQVTGFLMMCGVVFAMWYVRDTLPREIPPLLVVDGLAALFTGLIIFSVLVVGLLSYIYFEEREENPKEYYILLFLATLGSAVLTISRHFISFFIGLELLSVSLYALIAYLRNRNNAVEAGVKYLVLAALSSAFLLFGMALIYMETGSMEFSAIARAIDTTGMSVLFVMGIGLILVAVGFKLALVPFHLWAADVYQGAPAPVTAFIATVSKIGVFAVLIRFADAIHLQQNALAVTIFTIIAIACMLAGNILALMQQNLKRLLAYSSIAHFGYLLVAFLSGNAGVGAAVFYLLAYSITLLAAFGIITLLSTTRRDADDLGGYRGLFWRSPLMAAIFTVALLSLAGIPLTAGFPAKFFILTTGVQQHRWLLVIVLVLTSVIGLFYYLRIISTLFATPPLTPVKERTLHPFFYVATYASLVILMCLLGWLGIYPGFIVENVRAFLSF
- a CDS encoding complex I subunit 4 family protein, which codes for MILVWMISILLMGGVACWLVAQRNQLACKWTALVAVIAAFLLPVVWYMQHVPVAGSGNTWLIDYQLNWIPAFGISFHLAMDGLSFVMILLTSLLGILAVLCSWNEIREKTGFYFFNLLWTLAGIAGVFVAMDLFLFYFFWEVMLVPMYFLIAIWGDFNRRYAAYKFFIFTQTGGLLMLLSILALYFIHGQQNSGYYTFDYFALLNTAMGNDATARWIMLGFLIAFVIKLPMVPLHSWLPDAHSEAPTAGSLILAGLLLKTGAYGIIRFVLPLFPVAAAGIAWWAMLLGVVGIIYGALLAYAQTDLKRLIAYTSVSHMGFVLLGVFAFRQLALQGVVMQLLTHGVSTGALFVLAGMLKERLHTRDINQMGGLWTAMPHMGALAMVFVLASLGLPFLGSFIAEFLILLGAFEVSPVLSVIASFGLVLSALYSLRIMQKVFFGQIQTITDPPADLSAREWIIMACLTVAIVLLGLYPQPIFNIVSGVVEQVARL